The Sphingomonas sp. So64.6b genome includes a region encoding these proteins:
- a CDS encoding DUF305 domain-containing protein, which yields MTDQKHLLPTQRRGTSTKRRVLLPVLFACLTGATSPSDPVGIPQCLETDFYRENDAAMTRMMVGMEGKPTGDVDRDFAAMMIPHHQGAIDMAIAELRHGRNPQLKRIAQEIIIEQQQEIAAMNLALGEPLPTSLPAPTQPDCGARVGHHHHTNR from the coding sequence ATGACCGACCAAAAACATCTGCTCCCGACGCAGCGGCGAGGGACGTCCACCAAGCGGCGTGTGCTGTTGCCTGTGCTGTTTGCCTGTCTGACCGGGGCCACTAGCCCATCGGATCCTGTGGGAATCCCTCAGTGCTTGGAGACGGATTTCTATCGTGAAAATGACGCGGCCATGACGAGGATGATGGTCGGCATGGAAGGCAAACCCACCGGCGACGTCGATCGAGACTTCGCCGCGATGATGATCCCCCATCATCAGGGCGCGATCGACATGGCGATCGCCGAACTGCGTCATGGCCGGAATCCGCAGCTTAAGCGCATCGCGCAAGAAATTATCATCGAGCAACAGCAGGAAATCGCGGCCATGAACCTTGCGCTGGGCGAACCACTGCCGACGTCACTGCCCGCGCCGACGCAACCCGACTGCGGTGCGCGGGTCGGGCATCACCATCACACTAATCGCTGA